ATGCAGAATTTGTAGATAAATAATACCACATTTCactttagttatttaaaaataatattttgttatcaatTTTAGAAAACATGGATCCGCTGAAAGAACATGCATATGTTCGTAAATCACATGACGACCACACATACTGTCAACAAGTGCCTCAAAAaggtttgtttaatttttctgaAATGCATGATAGCCATGATAGATACTCAATTACATTTTAGGTGCAAATTAATGCCTTTTTATcaaagacattattaatattattatgcacatatatatttcattaatggtACTTAGATCTGCAAGCAATGTAAAGAATCAATTTCTTGTATTAAGGTCAGGCATGGCTAGTGTTTCCATgggcaacatttttttttataaaatatcaccacaaaagtaaaaaaaagtcaaaagtatttatttgtcaaacatAAGTACAGGTCCCATATACATCACTGTATCACTATGTTGTGCCGTAAGGCATACAATTTTTCATTTATGGACTGTGACTGCATGCTGTGCGCAGTTACcattaattatcaaaatcatCTAACAAAAATTCACATACACTATAAttatatgttattaaatatttatcatccaaaattatcatttaaaagttaattaaaatctatttatacataatatgctttgttatctaaaaatttaaataacttacTTTTGAAACTAATCATGTCATCTGTATTTCTTAGTTCAAtaggaattttattaaaaaatttggCGCCATTTCAAATATACTTTTTCTAAATAACTCCGTTTTGGAAGGCAATGAATTTATTTTACCACTCTACCCTACCACAGTAATATTTCCAATAAGGAAACAAAACTGTCAGAGGAAGGACCTACATGCCTTACCAATATACGTACATTTTAATTACGCATGTATATAAGAAAAGCCAAAGTTATCCCATAGAAGTATTTCCGTAACTACCCATAACAAATTTGTAGCAATGTGCACTGTGTAGGTCCTTTGGaagatattttataataattataagcccttattaacaataattttcaacgggtttaatgtgtttattatgtatttctgttttagcGTCTCCTGCCATTCCATCCACATCGGGGGTTAAATCAACCGCAGTGGGCCATACACCAAAACAGACTATGGGTAagctaaataaatgaatatgacactatttcctatgtattttaatattatcacAAGTTATTAgtaaatcttataaaaaaaaattaaagtgctATTTTATGTTACAGCCGTTTCTATAGCCACAGAACCTGTCCCGACAACTTCAGACATTGAAAAGGAGACCATGCCCGAACTATGCAGCAGCTTTATTACAGAACTTGTTGTAGCTGAGAAGGTTACAGCTTGTATTTCACCTAGTGTACAGTCACACAATGAAGGTTAGTGAATTCTtatcatttttacaagcttttatttactttcacctgaccgttgtctgtgtgtaatcaaatcttgcaagttaaatttgatccacttaccggtttccgattgagctgaaattttacatacatatgtaagtcgggtgacaatgcaatattatggtgtcatcgaggtgatctgatgatggagaccggaggtggccataggaactccgtgataaaacaacgaaacctaattgtgtttggggttcttagaattgtctcgatgagtattcgttgcttgtggaaaaaaaagtacagtcggcgataaaagcttgtaccaaaaatgaaattttggccaaaaacttattttgtgtTATTGTATGGCAGTGACAGTACATATAATAGtacttaatcatttttaaagcaatggcaatattttatgttattgtatggcaatgacagtgtttacataaaatagtacttaaacttaatcatttttaaagCAAAGGCAATATACCTATTCCCCACTATCATTTGAAACTTTATTACAATGTGATAGAGTTCAATTTTACATAATTTCTAACACTCTTATGCCCATTATAGGGTTATCTCACTCTGTCTTTCGCGTTATGAGTATGATGATAGTCACTgagtaatgaaaaataaaatcaaataaatgtgTCATTCTATTTTAAGTGCTCAGAATCACGAAGTCTCTCTgttctaataggagaaaaaaagcccCAAGGTTTATATTCCTATTTCGTTACCATTTTCCATACTAAGTGTATggaaatttaataatttcagaagtcaatttgtgtaactagtaattttaatgaaactaAGTTTTACCTGTTCAGGTCTCGAAATTCTTGAATAACGATCATCATGTGTAAGTCTAACTAGAGTATGCCCCGTGCGAGCCTGCTAGAACTGAGGCATGATCCATATGTGTGAGACTGATTGTTTCATAATTGTTATTTCTGTTTCAGCAGTCTTTGTAACAACTGCTGAAGCTGCAATCAAACAATCAAATGCTGAAGAGCAGCAGATTTTGCCAGAAGCAAATATTCCAGAATGTGTTGCGGTTGAGGAGGTTACCTCTACCAATTCACCAAGGGAACAGTCTCAAGTTCAAAGTTAGTATTTACCttgacaatatttatatttgatattttagccgcaatttgtacattgtagTACAATTAAGTATAAAGTACCTGGGAGATTgagttttgctcggaaaacatataaaaacgctTTACACACTAATTCAATCGTCCTAACTGGCATCCTAACTAAACAAATGGTTCTAGTTAGTGCAGTCAGAGTCTTACTAAACGCAGTTACAaagtagacatgtgcgccgcgccgccgcgccgccgccgccgacgatttttccacgccgccgccgccgatcaatttgaccggcgtataatcggcgtgggaaattttgatacgtatcgtgtcttattccatgttgcgtagtgagtagatagtgtcagaggtataatttaaagatccgtatgctttttcgcttattatttgccagtgaaccaaattaccatcatttttgtcgttgcggtgtagCCGTGATAACGATTtggcgttaatttaaacaagatctagtttctggatctcaggttattatttgatattttatcgcacagcgtttttgtagaacgcattttttttacatcaatagtatcttgattgtcaatttaatcagtgaactaagtcaagaaaatagcaggctcatatcctaggacataagcatgctattttcttcttagaatctccagcaAGCTGTCACCACGATTATATAGTGtgctcgagaaactgaaaacggtgaaaaatagagatactaatcctaaaaatacgtgtgatacctcattagattcgtcatgatgcctagaaaaatgtattcgaagcgtgtattagcacacaagaaatatcaaaagttataaacaaaaaaagggggaaaaaagtagatactttttatttccccaatatctcaaaaagtattaatatttaagaaaccaaaattaatattataaaagaggaggatatttccaataaaacattccataatTCCATTccatattttattagtatattttagattttatataatattataagtaatagtttaatttttaagtaggtttattttaattttactttattttttagatctttaattcatagttggttttaatgtttttttttataatatagtaattactcaATTTTAAGCACTCAAAAATTGTACATCTGTCacttccatacttgcagaaccgtatctccattatttatggATAGCAtatatatgagaagggctctagaaagcggcAAAaatttacgatagttatttatacattttttatagttttaaataaagaaggtagttcgagaaaattttgttgattAAAAATTGCCTAATTTGTTGAAAAAAATAACTTAGATAAATTTCtgcaagtagtacatttgttgacatgttttaaatacaccatatttaaaaaaaaaaattcaattactattcaatacctttaaaattatatttaatgttacgtactcACTTTTTCACGCCGCGTGCGTTTTctgaaaatgaggcgcggagggctgtgttcagcgttgaattgaataaaaagtataaataatggatatACGGTTCTGCAAGTatagaatgttttattggaaatatcctcctcttttataatattaatttggtttcttaaatattaatactttttgagatattggggaaataataagtatctacttttttcccccctttttttgtttatgttttgatattttttgtgtgctaatacacgcttcgaatacatttttctaggcatcatgacgaatttaatgaggtattacacgtatttttaggattagtatctctatttttcaccgttttcagtttctcgagcaCACTaataattgcgtattttatgatttctcgtgtgatgctggtgacacgcataagggtcatcatatgatagatatgatttgatttatttatcacatcatatacaatttcatataaaattacacacgatcaattcttagtcattttatgATGATTATTagcttcttttacttaacaatatatatttcaatcaaaattataaaagtcaggttAAAGTTTCGTAATTAgctatacctaaacaattatacctacttataggaacttaaatcaccaagtatcatcactaagctagcagtaaagaaaacaaagtagaccttaatattccataaaacgggacacttcaaagatATTCTattgagcgaatcaacctgccagagacgttaactttcgaaaacgatgacatctttattctaacatacatttctgtaacttcagttcagacaaatgtaaagtatgtagttcatcattatttcgtaacaaatcctagatgaggcgacagcggctgggaaaagtcaatatagatttaagacttaacatataaagattttttttgtgttttatttgtattccgcttacaaagtaaataaaaatactgcctaaaatgaagtgttttaaagtatccttcttattttaatatttaaacataccgttggtaacgGTTAGGTTGGTAatggtaataaatggttgccaagtgacatgatgggatataattttcggcaataatttagaaaacacacataatatgttttggatagcctagtaaatactcagaaggctttaatgtagagtatctacagccacgttctcatgcagtatcaaaaattatgccacgccgatttcacgccgatcacgccgccgccgccggtcaaaaaatcatcggacgccgccgccgatgattttgccattgGCGCACATCTCTATTACAAGGAACCGTGTCCCGATTTGGGCCATGGTGCGTCCATTAATGAATCGCATACTAACGGATAGGGGTTTACGAGTACATTGACGGAAAAATAGTTTCATTGTTAATCAAAGTGGGCATATGATTATAGGCAACCCAACACTGGTGGCTTAATTGCCGTTTATGTCTGAAGATTCTTCAAGGATATTgtcaaatcttataaaatatgtctcccATTTCTGTTCATAGACGTTTTATTATTGTGTTAGATGCCTTGCATACTCTTATTACCAAATAATGGGCTAAtttggttaattttttttaatgagtttttcggaacttatgtacgaaatatcatttgatatttgccagtcgcttttcggtgaaggaaaaacatcgtgaggaaaccggactaatcccaataaggcctagtttcccctcagggttggaaggtcagatggcagtcgctttcgtaaaaactagtgcctacgtcaaatcatgggattagttgtcaagcggaccccaggctcccatgagccgtggcaaaatgccgggataacgcgaggaagaaggagaatgcgctaatttggcccggtagcaacGAAATCATACCGTATACCCAAAAGAAGGGGAGAGGGGAAAtagtcggctccccaggtctaatctatgctatatttcttcattttattagcaataagggcaagttatatatcatctTTGTATAATTTAGagacgaggaattcatttttgaaataatcgttataccttttcatacaaataaactgaattttgcacaaaaaatgaatattatatgtatttttaggacaattttggcctttacaatcacagtgtggtgatttatactaaataaaatattggacAATTTAGCTCATTTATTCCTCATTCTAAAAAGTATCACTTTATAACAGgcactcatatattttttgtgaataataatttgtagcgcgcggcggtaacgatttccatttaaattgaattatggccaaagtcaaacattttaaaatgttaaaaaaaactgaatctgtcatttgaaaagtatgaatacaatgtttcaatattttacagataaattacataggccaagcaataagaaggtatagagggaaatgctaggaacacaatttttgactccgtaactttgtttggactagttaggaggtgaacatatcaaaagtccccggccgtagccccggtgctgggggTAGAGGGGGAAAAGAAGGtctcatttttcggtttttcacttatatcttggaaactttgcgtcttagcgacatgactACTAAGACAAACTAAAAGCTGATAATtctttttacaagttttatcaagtcaagtttttcgatatcttaaatagtttttgagatatccgctcttgaaagtttattttagggctttcaattttatcttgatatctacattAGTGAAGCTgataggccgtgtttggtatcattttcgtataaatagGGGGTGCTGGGTTTGGGGGGGgatgtcgctaagacgcaaagtttccaagatatcagtgaaaaaccgaaaaattagACCTGCTTACCCCCCTCTACcccccagcaccggggctacagccggggacttttgatatgttcacctcccaaCTAGtctaaacaaagttacggagccaaaaattgtgttcctagcatttcgaTATAGGCTATGCACTATATCTAATGATATATAAGTTACTTCGGGACGCGACATGGCCCAGAACCCATACTATCCGGAATACGGCTTTACGATTTAGGAAGGATTTTGGATTAAGTAAGTGTCCGCATAAAAATttcctaaattaaattaaatgcttATATTTTTCAGGTGTTGTTGAAGTTAAAGTTCAAAGTGCGAAAAGGCCACAGAAGCAGAGGAAACGATTGATTGGGAAATTAATGAACCTGACACCAACGGGCCGAATGATATACgacgaatataaaaaatctaaacgTCAGGCAGATTTTTACCACAGGGCTAAGAGGGCCTTGAAATTCAACAAAGAGAAATCCTTTCAAGAATTGACAAAAGACATGAATCCGTATGCgaaaactattttgaaaatgcaaatcaacctttgcaataaaaataagaaagggCGTCGATTTTCATTGGAAGAAAAACTAATAGCACTGTCGATAATGAAACAAAGCCCTAAGTGCTATAGGTTCCTGCACAAAATTTTTATCCTGCCGTCGCGATCGACTCTAAATAAAATGGTTGCAGGACTTAAGATCGAGTCTGGGATTTGTCCTCAAGTATTTGAAGTAATAAGAAGAGAGGTATGTATCTACGTCATAAAATCTTAGGATCTACATTAAGTAATTGATAACTGAGTTAAACAATATTATGaaatcataatttttaataaaaaatacattgcgaagattgtaaaaaaaaaactaaagcaaaaaaggcatattaaatttgaactttcgtATTTTGATCACATATTAAAACAGTTAAGACCTGGTCTTACGCGAATTTATTGTGTAACCTTAatttccgacgtttcgacacaggtttcagtgGTTGCGGTCGCAGCTAACTGATgtcctagtaaaaaaaaatcgcgttggacccggttttaaatatattttaataaaaggaatattgttttcattttgttgaaaattataGAGTTTCAttgtaataattgtaatttaaaagGGACCTTGACCCGCGCTGTGAGTTATTCTTGGCTGTCCATCGAAATTGAACGCAGCAAGTGTGATAGGTACCTTTTCACTGGCGGTTTATTTAGTAGTTTCATATTGTGttgaattttagatttattaagggatcttagatataatttagttttatttatatatatacatttagttaaatgtttttaacgcttatctatgtatttaaatttcaGACCGAAAAATGgagctacaaaaaaaaactgtgttcAGTCATATTTGACGAAATGTCTTTAGAGGCTGGCTTGTCTTATGACAAAAACAAAGATAAAATTAATGGGTTAGTAGAGCTTGGCGAGAGAAAAAATGATTTCGCTGATCATGCCCTCGTGTTTATGTTGAGAGGAGCTGTCCACAAGTGGCAGCAGCCAATAGCCTTTTATTTTTGCCAAGGCGCTACTAAAGGCACAGAATTAAAAAGTATACTCGTGGATATTATCACAGCGGTTGTAGGATGCGGGTTAAAGCCGATATCCCTTATTTGCGACCAAGGGTCAGCTTTCCAAGCGGCTCTAAATTGCCTGAAGGCTGACACAGCGCGTGACCAATTACTGACAAATCAGGAACCAGGTTAGTAGTACTTATAGGTTTAATAACACTTTGAATTGATGTATGTTAAATAATTCTTCaaggcttaattttttttaccataGCGCGGGGCAGATCATTGCAAAGCCATCGTAAAACAGTTGTAACTCGAAAATAGAATAAGATATTTCAAAGGTGTGATATTTgaagtgtttttttaattttctgtgttTTTTTTAGATGGCACTGTAACAATAAACGAAGTCAAACTGATGGTTATATTCGACCCTCCTCATCTTATTAAAGGATTGAGAAATAATTTTTTGAATAAAGACATTTCCTTTGAAGGAAAATTATCCACATGGAGAGACATCGTGGATGTATACGAAACGGACTGCAATAATATGGAAACAAGAATGCTGCATAAGTTAAATGACCAGCATGTGATacctgaaaaaattaaaaagatgaAGGTTGGTGCCGATTTTTACTAAGACTGCGCAGAGCGTCAAGTGACGCCCTCATTAGGGggtttgtgttttctaataaaccaattaatttctgtataaataagtatatattaatAGTGTTGTCCTACTTATCCCACAATAATTAATCTGTGATATAGTTTTATATGTTACTTACTTTTGACTTCATCACTTGAACGGAAAAAAGTGGCCACCATTTGCCATTTAGATGATGTAGCAAAATAAAGCTATGAgacaataatgattataatgaacAAAAGTTGGTGAAATCAATAGGGctacaattttaatatatatacttacactTACTGGATTATAGACAAATggattggtttattagaaaacacaataatgagggcgtcactgactcacttgaCAGTCGATACCCTCTCAATGTGTGAAATCTAGTATAACTAAAGATTTTCTTATACAATCAACTAGCATATGCTTTACCTATGTACTGTAGTAAATGGTTCCGTCCTTATAATCAGCCTATAGATGCATTGAGAATGTTATGACCAGTTGgaatattttaatgattttatatcCTAATACTCAAGTAATTTATACTGCATTCACATTGCTGCATTTTATCCGCTAAAATATAGTTTGGTTATtggtattttaatatattaacgatatattacatattgagtgctgaaatatatatttcttttcAGGTCAAGAACTGTGTAAAAGTATTTAGTTACACACTGTCTTCGGCTCTATCTTACACAGCCAACTtctgtaagtaattattttttctccTTTTCACTaacataaatagttaggtacccATTTGTAGAATGCAAGAGTAAAAAGATAGTTATactgggtgtggcctgtaacatgagcaaataattaaaacatagactcTACTCcttaaacggtgacacttttgttcaacaacttttaaaaattatgaagtattttgactccctatttttcatacaaaataaatattatcttcaatggacgccatcgccgcgccatatcattgtgatagacgttgcttgtcacgccttaaacataacaaaattcgcaatacattgtgtcttagaataaactttaaagtgtatgagaaatcaaaccacaagttattttttaaagtcgctgaacaaatgttggtcagtatgaggagtacagcctacagtttaattttttgctcatattacaggccacacccggtatataggtacatatctagATTAATATCCGGTAGACCGAGTAGACTCAGAACACGAAtccctacttatattata
The Cydia splendana chromosome 8, ilCydSple1.2, whole genome shotgun sequence genome window above contains:
- the LOC134793235 gene encoding uncharacterized protein LOC134793235 isoform X1; amino-acid sequence: MYYQCCVCKTLRKDAFTLYRFPSTEKRLIMWLKCLETNGFGNMSPEQVRKAFICEKHFEQRFVSASTRRLNAKAYPSLFSQDEINSGIPSHENAENMDPLKEHAYVRKSHDDHTYCQQVPQKASPAIPSTSGVKSTAVGHTPKQTMAVSIATEPVPTTSDIEKETMPELCSSFITELVVAEKVTACISPSVQSHNEVFVTTAEAAIKQSNAEEQQILPEANIPECVAVEEVTSTNSPREQSQVQSVVEVKVQSAKRPQKQRKRLIGKLMNLTPTGRMIYDEYKKSKRQADFYHRAKRALKFNKEKSFQELTKDMNPYAKTILKMQINLCNKNKKGRRFSLEEKLIALSIMKQSPKCYRFLHKIFILPSRSTLNKMVAGLKIESGICPQVFEVIRRETEKWSYKKKLCSVIFDEMSLEAGLSYDKNKDKINGLVELGERKNDFADHALVFMLRGAVHKWQQPIAFYFCQGATKGTELKSILVDIITAVVGCGLKPISLICDQGSAFQAALNCLKADTARDQLLTNQEPG
- the LOC134793235 gene encoding uncharacterized protein LOC134793235 isoform X2 encodes the protein MYYQCCVCKTLRKDAFTLYRFPSTEKRLIMWLKCLETNGFGNMSPEQVRKAFICEKHFEQRFVSASTRRLNAKAYPSLFSQDEINSGIPSHENAENMDPLKEHAYVRKSHDDHTYCQQVPQKASPAIPSTSGVKSTAVGHTPKQTMAVSIATEPVPTTSDIEKETMPELCSSFITELVVAEKVTACISPSVQSHNEAVFVTTAEAAIKQSNAEEQQILPEANIPECVAVEEVTSTNSPREQSQVQSVVEVKVQSAKRPQKQRKRLIGKLMNLTPTGRMIYDEYKKSKRQADFYHRAKRALKFNKEKSFQELTKDMNPYAKTILKMQINLCNKNKKGRRFSLEEKLIALSIMKQSPKCYRFLHKIFILPSRSTLNKMVAGLKIESGICPQVFEVIRRETEKWSYKKKLCSVIFDEMSLEAGLSYDKNKDKINGLVELGERKNDFADHALVFMLRGAVHKWQQPIAFYFCQGATKGTELKSILVDIITAVVGCGLKPISLICDQGSAFQAALNCLKADTARDQLLTNQEPDGTVTINEVKLMVIFDPPHLIKGLRNNFLNKDISFEGKLSTWRDIVDVYETDCNNMETRMLHKLNDQHVIPEKIKKMKVKNCVKVFSYTLSSALSYTANFCK